Genomic segment of Mucilaginibacter sabulilitoris:
CAGACGCAATTAAAAATGGTAAACCTATAAAAGTATTTAATCATGGGAAAATGATGCGCGACTTTACATATATTGATGATATAATCGATGGAATCTTACTGACTGTGGATAATCCGCCAGTTAAAAATAGCCAATGGTCTGCTTTAAATCCCGATCCATCCACATCCTCAGCGCCATATCGTATATATAATATAGGAAATAATACTCCCGTTCAATTGATGAGTTTCATTAGGGAGATAGAAAAGTATATGGAAAAGAAGGCGGTCATGGATTTGATGGATATTCAGGATGGTGATGTCCCTGCTACGTGGGCTAATATTGATGGTCTCGCTGCTTACGGCTACAAACCCCAGACCCCGATAGAAATTGGTCTTCAGAACTTTGTTTATTGGTTTAATAGGTATTATACAAATAGTTAATTTATAATTATATTTAAGTGTAGTGTTAGTTAAGATCAGAAATTTATCATCTAAGCTGCTAAGCAATAAACTTTTTCAAAAAACGATAAAGCTGTCATCACTTTCAATGGCAGCAAATTTTCTCGGATTTTTAATTCCTGTTTACATAGCATATGTCTATGGGATATCAAAGGATACCGACGCATTTTTTTTTAGTTATGGCTTGGTTGTGTTTGGTAGCACAATTTTCTCTGGTGCGGTTAAATCCGTAATTGTGCCCTTCCTGATGGAAAGATTGCCTAATAAGGAAGCCTTAAATAGGTTTTTATCTTCGGTGTTTTATTATTGCTTTGTTTATTTAGGCGCAATTACAGTGTTATCGCTCGTTGTATTGTTGATAATTGATCATTACAGAAATAATAATTTTATCTATTATATCGGGATATCGATGCCGATCTTTTTTTTTACAATCATAAATTCTTTTTTTTACGGTATACTCAATTCGTATGGCCAGTTTTATCTAGCTGAAACATCCCCATTTTCGCGGGCGATAATTATCTATGTAACGATTTTCTTATTTAGTTCAAAGTTGGGACTTAGCGCAGTCATTCTAGGCTATAACCTGGGGGAAATAGCAAAATTTATACATTTGTGGTACATTACCAAATATAGAAATAAGATCGATATATCATTTAAATCAGTGGATTACGATGAAGTTAAGCTTTTTATAAAAGAAGGATCATATCAGGCTATATCAACTACAATATCTTCAGCATCTCCGATTATAGATAAAATTGTTGCCTCTTTTCTAGTTGTAGGTTCATTGTCAATACTTGATTACGGGAATAGACTTTTCATGATTTTTACCGTTATCCTAACTTCTTTCTTAACTATAATTTTATCAAAGTGGTCTGCAGATGTTGTACGGAATAATTTTGATTTTAGAAAAATGAATCAAATTATGGTTATAACATTTTCATTTAGCGTAGTTATTTTTTTAATCACTACAATATTAAAATTTCCTATAGTTAATTTGCTTTATCCTAAAATTAATTCGTCACTTAGAGGAGTTATAGGATCTGTTCTGATTTTAAATATGGCAGCTTTTGTTTTTAATGCTGGAAACCAGATTATCAATAGAGCTACAATAGCTTTTAAGGGCACTAATATTTTAATACAAGTATCGATTGTTAAATCTATAGCAAATGTTGTATTTGACATACTATTCGTTATATACTATGGAGTAATTGGAATTGCTATCTCCACTATAATTGTCAATTTTATGGGCTTTGTAATGAATTATTATCTTTTCGTAAAGCAAAAAAGAAATTATCAAAGGGCAGTTGTTGAGTGATGATAATACTAAATTATAACAATTAAGATATGATAAGGGAATTGATTTATTCCGATTTATACCGATATATTGGTAAACGCAGTTTTTACTTATTGATTAAGTCATTGAAAAATTCTCCTGGATTCAGATATACTTTTTTCTTAAGAATTCAGGCTCATTTTGGAAGACGGTCGTTTATAGGTTTTTTTTCGTATTTATTTTATAGAAAATATTGTTTTAAGTATCAGATACAGATTCCTCCAACTGTTAAAATAGGCAAAGGCTTCATGATGCCTCATTTTGGAGGTATAGTAGTAAATTCCAAGTCTGTTATTGGCAATAACTGTAATATACTGCAAAATGTTACTATAGGAAGAACAAACCGAGGTAGGTTGAATGGTGCACCAGTTATTGGCAATCAAGTCTATATTGGCCCGGGTGCCGTAATTGTTGGTAAAGTTTTGATCGGAGATAATGTTTTAATCGCACCAAATTCATATGTTAATTTCGATGTACCAAAGAATAGCATTGTTTTAGGTAATCCCGCGAAAATATTACCGAATGATAATGCTGTAATGGGCTATATATCAAATGTTGTGTAATTTAGAAATCCATACATAGTATTGAAATGACCAGATTTTGGAATCTTATATACGTATTTGTGCTTTTTCTGAATTTAAGTGAAACTTTTAGGGTTA
This window contains:
- a CDS encoding lipid II flippase MurJ, with product MAANFLGFLIPVYIAYVYGISKDTDAFFFSYGLVVFGSTIFSGAVKSVIVPFLMERLPNKEALNRFLSSVFYYCFVYLGAITVLSLVVLLIIDHYRNNNFIYYIGISMPIFFFTIINSFFYGILNSYGQFYLAETSPFSRAIIIYVTIFLFSSKLGLSAVILGYNLGEIAKFIHLWYITKYRNKIDISFKSVDYDEVKLFIKEGSYQAISTTISSASPIIDKIVASFLVVGSLSILDYGNRLFMIFTVILTSFLTIILSKWSADVVRNNFDFRKMNQIMVITFSFSVVIFLITTILKFPIVNLLYPKINSSLRGVIGSVLILNMAAFVFNAGNQIINRATIAFKGTNILIQVSIVKSIANVVFDILFVIYYGVIGIAISTIIVNFMGFVMNYYLFVKQKRNYQRAVVE
- a CDS encoding serine O-acetyltransferase, with the translated sequence MIRELIYSDLYRYIGKRSFYLLIKSLKNSPGFRYTFFLRIQAHFGRRSFIGFFSYLFYRKYCFKYQIQIPPTVKIGKGFMMPHFGGIVVNSKSVIGNNCNILQNVTIGRTNRGRLNGAPVIGNQVYIGPGAVIVGKVLIGDNVLIAPNSYVNFDVPKNSIVLGNPAKILPNDNAVMGYISNVV